Proteins encoded by one window of Lathyrus oleraceus cultivar Zhongwan6 chromosome 1, CAAS_Psat_ZW6_1.0, whole genome shotgun sequence:
- the LOC127081212 gene encoding protein PHOX1 codes for MGKKKKQIGETSEENGNHRTVEDKSPNVYDNDTIVFISMAQELKEEGNKMFQKRDLQGAMVKYEKAIKLLPSNHIDVSYLRSNMAACYMQMGLGEYPRAINECNLALEVTPKYSKALLKRARCYEALNRLDLALRDVSAVLVMEPNNIMAVEISDKVKSALEDRGLRVNDAQIELPPDYVEPSFGVCSNKVVKVKKFKKKSKKEKTTASNEIVENQSEEKLEVVKENKHKKKSKKEKATTSNEILEENQAEEKLDEKKDEDVIAAHKTDDNHLEEKKKGSKSKKKADKEQIDKQKDDVKEVNEEKSNDLNEAVPKKTVKLVFGDDIRWAQLPVNCSLFQLREVICDRFPGLGAVLVKYRDLEDDLITITCDEELMLAETGSQGSIRLYIVEANPNYDPFYDKLHVKEVEIDNAPKNGCMVKSNEIISSSCIEDWVIQFAQLFKSHVGFESDKYLDFHELGMKLYSEAVEETVTCEEAQGLFDMAGGKFQEMTALALFNWGNVHMSRARKKVYLTDDSSKERMYEQIKSSYEWAQKEYAKAGEKFEAAIKIKSDFYEGFLALGQQRFEQAKLSWYYALSSNIDLATWPSTEVLHLYNSAEENMEKGMLIWEESQEQETSETSDIELNRLFKNLSSDETAALTANMRSQINLLWGTMLYERSIVEFKLGLPIWHESLEVAIEKFEHAGASPTDTAVMLKSHCSNNTAVDGLGFKIDEIVQAWNEMYEAKKLQKGVPSFRLEAMFKRRASKIYHAFELV; via the exons ATGGGGAAGAAAAAGAAGCAAATAGGGGAAACAAGTGAAGAGAATGGGAATCATAGAACGGTTGAGGATAAAAGTCCGAATGTGTATGATAATGATACTATAGTGTTTATATCCATGGCTCAAGAGTTGAAGGAAGAAGGCAACAAGATGTTTCAGAAGAGAGATCTTCAGGGGGCTATGGTAAAGTATGAGAAAGCGATCAAGTTGCTTCCGAGTAATCATATAGATGTGTCGTATCTGCGTAGCAATATGGCTGCGTGTTATATGCAGATGGGACTTGGCGAGTACCCTAGGGCAATTAATGAGTGCAATTTGGCTCTTGAGGTTACCCCGAAATATAGTAAAGCTTTGTTGAAGAGAGCGAGGTGTTACGAGGCTTTGAATAGACTTGATTTGGCGTTGAGAGATGTTAGTGCTGTTTTGGTGATGGAGCCGAATAATATCATGGCGGTGGAGATCTCAGATAAGGTGAAAAGTGCTCTTGAAGATAGAGGATTAAGAGTAAATGATGCGCAAATTGAGTTGCCTCCAGATTATGTTGAACCTTCTTTTGGTGTCTGTTCTAATAAGGTAGTGAAAGTAAAGAAATTCAAGAAGAAGAGCAAAAAAGAGAAGACGACGGCTTCCAATGAGATTGTAGAAAATCAATCTGAGGAGAAACTTGAGGTAGTGAAAGAAAATAAACACAAGAAGAAGAGCAAAAAAGAGAAGGCGACGACTTCCAATGAAATCCTAGAAGAAAATCAAGCTGAGGAAAAACTTGACGAGAAGAAAGACGAGGACGTCATTGCAGCACATAAGACTGACGACAATCATCTCGAAGAGAAAAAAAAGGGTAGTAAATCTAAAAAGAAGGCGGACAAGGAACAGATTGATAAGCAGAAAGATGATGTTAAGGAGGTCAATGAAGAAAAAAGTAATGATTTAAACGAAGCCGTACCTAAGAAAACAGTGAAACTTGTTTTTGGCGATGATATAAGATGGGCTCAATTGCCAGTTAATTGCAGCCTCTTTCAGCTAAGAGAAGTTATTTGTGACCGGTTCCCAGGCCTAGGAGCAGTTCTTGTCAAATATAGGGATCTAGAAGATGATTTGATCACAATCACTTGTGATGAAGAACTGATGTTGGCTGAAACAGGATCACAGGGTTCCATCCGACTGTATATAGTAGAAGCTAATCCTAATTACGATCCATTCTACGACAAACTTCACGTGAAGGAAGTTGAAATTGATAATGCTCCTAAGAATGGCTGTATGGTGAAATCAAACGAAATTATTAGCTCATCTTGTATTGAAGATTGGGTCATTCAATTTGCACAACTGTTCAAGAGTCATGTTGGATTTGAATCTGACAAATACTTAGATTTTCATGAACTTGGGATGAAGCTCTATTCAGAGGCTGTGGAGGAGACCGTTACATGCGAAGAAGCGCAAGGCCTATTTGACATGGCAGGAGGGAAATTCCAAGAGATGACGGCTCTAGCATTGTTCAATTGGGGAAATGTGCACATGTCCAGGGCAAGGAAGAAAGTGTATTTGACTGATGATTCTTCTAAAGAGCGTATGTACGAACAAATCAAAAGTTCATATGAATGGGCGCAAAAAGAATATGCCAAGGCTGGAGAAAAATTTGAAGCAGCCATTAAAATAAAGTCAGATTTTTATGAAGGCTTCCTTGCTCTAGGTCAGCAGCGGTTCGAGCAAGCAAAACTTTCCTGGTATTATGCACTCAGTAGTAATATAGATTTAGCAACATGGCCCTCCACAGAGGTTCTTCATCTTTACAACAGTGCTGAGGAGAATATGGAGAAAGGAATGCTGATATGGGAAGAATCGCAAGAGCAGGAAACGAGCGAAACCTCCGATATCGAATTGAACAGGCTATTTAAAAATTTGTCATCAGATGAAACTGCTGCACTGACCGCAAACATGAGGTCTCAGATAAATCTCTTGTGGGGTACGATGCTATACGAACGGTCGATTGTAGAATTCAAATTAGGGCTACCTATATGGCATGAATCTTTGGAAGTTGCAATCGAGAAATTTGAACATGCAGGAGCTTCTCCAACAGATACAGCTGTAATGTTGAAAAGCCACTGTTCAAATAACACTGCCGTAGATG GTCTAGGTTTCAAAATTGATGAAATAGTACAGGCATGGAATGAGATGTATGAAGCGAAAAAGTTGCAGAAAGGAGTTCCGTCCTTTCGTTTGGAAGCTATGTTCAAAAGACGAGCGTCAAAAATTTACCATGCCTTTGAGCTTGTATGA